Proteins found in one Methylobacterium sp. CB376 genomic segment:
- the ppdK gene encoding pyruvate, phosphate dikinase: MAKWVYTFGDGKAEGQSSMRNLLGGKGANLAEMSNLGLPVPPGFTITTEVCTYFYDHGREYPPELKDQVDAALEAVGGLTGRRFGDSETPLLVSVRSGARASMPGMMDTVLNLGLNDVTVEALARGAGDPRFAYDSYRRFITMYANVVLGVEHHTFEEALEHYKETKGLDLDTDLSAQDWKHLIGEYKSIVKRELGQDFPQDPQAQLWGAIGAVFGSWRNPRANKYRELHAIPESWGTAVNVQAMVFGNMGDTSATGVAFTRNPSTGERALYGEFLINAQGEDVVAGIRTPQDITEAARIESGSDKPSMERAMPEAYAELVRIYGLLEKHYRDMQDMEFTVENGKLWMLQTRNGKRTAKAALRIAVELAGEGLITRQEAIGRVEPASLDQLLHPTIDPKAERRVIATGLPASPGAACGEIVFNSEEAEAARKAERKVILVRVETSPEDIHGMHAAEGILTTRGGMTSHAAVVARGMGKPCVSGAGAIRVDYNARTLSVGGVTLKAGDLVTIDGSNGQVIQGEMPMLEPELSGDFATLMGWADEVRTMKVRANAETPADARAARTFGAEGIGLSRTEHMFFDEGRITAVREMILSDDAEGRRAALAKLLPYQRADFVELFTIMSGLPVTIRLLDPPLHEFLPKEEEVAAFAAETGLPADKLRRRMTELHETNPMLGFRGCRLAILFPEIAEMQARAIFEAAVEAATRTGKPVIPEVMVPLVFTKAEFDLVKARIDAMGKAVAQETGASVEYQVGTMIELPRAALRAGDIAQTAEFFSFGTNDLTQTTLGISRDDAGTFLGPYTKSGILSSDPFVSIDQEGVGELVRLGVERGRAVRPGIKLGICGEHGGDPASIAFCQEVGLDYVSCSPYRVPIARLAAAQAALSIRPRGEA; encoded by the coding sequence ATGGCGAAGTGGGTCTACACCTTCGGCGACGGCAAGGCCGAGGGCCAGTCGTCGATGCGCAACCTGCTCGGCGGGAAGGGCGCGAACCTTGCCGAGATGTCGAATCTCGGGCTGCCGGTGCCCCCGGGCTTCACGATCACGACCGAGGTCTGCACCTACTTCTACGACCACGGGCGGGAGTACCCGCCCGAGCTCAAGGATCAGGTCGACGCCGCCCTGGAGGCGGTGGGAGGGCTCACCGGCCGCCGCTTCGGCGATTCCGAGACGCCGCTGCTGGTCTCGGTCCGCTCCGGCGCCCGGGCCTCCATGCCGGGCATGATGGACACGGTGCTCAATCTCGGCCTCAACGACGTCACCGTCGAGGCGCTGGCCCGCGGCGCGGGCGACCCGCGCTTCGCCTACGACAGCTACCGGCGCTTCATCACCATGTACGCGAACGTGGTGCTCGGGGTGGAGCACCACACCTTCGAGGAGGCGCTCGAGCACTACAAGGAGACGAAGGGGCTCGACCTCGACACCGACCTCTCCGCCCAGGACTGGAAGCACCTGATCGGCGAGTACAAGAGCATCGTGAAGCGCGAGCTCGGGCAGGACTTCCCGCAGGACCCGCAGGCCCAGCTCTGGGGCGCGATCGGGGCGGTGTTCGGCTCGTGGCGGAACCCGCGAGCCAACAAGTACCGCGAATTGCACGCCATCCCGGAGAGCTGGGGCACCGCGGTCAACGTGCAGGCCATGGTGTTCGGCAACATGGGCGACACGTCCGCGACCGGCGTCGCGTTCACGCGCAACCCCTCGACGGGCGAGCGCGCGCTCTACGGCGAGTTCCTGATCAACGCCCAGGGCGAGGACGTGGTGGCGGGCATCCGCACCCCGCAGGACATCACCGAGGCGGCCCGGATCGAGTCCGGCTCCGACAAGCCCTCGATGGAGCGGGCGATGCCGGAGGCCTACGCGGAGCTCGTGCGCATCTACGGGCTGCTGGAGAAGCATTACCGCGACATGCAGGACATGGAGTTCACCGTCGAGAACGGGAAGCTCTGGATGCTGCAGACCCGCAACGGCAAGCGCACCGCCAAGGCGGCCCTGCGCATCGCCGTCGAACTCGCCGGCGAGGGGCTCATCACCCGCCAGGAGGCGATCGGGCGGGTCGAGCCGGCCTCGCTCGACCAGCTCCTGCACCCGACCATCGACCCGAAGGCCGAGCGCCGCGTGATCGCGACCGGCCTGCCGGCCTCGCCGGGGGCGGCCTGCGGCGAGATCGTGTTCAACTCGGAGGAGGCCGAGGCGGCCAGGAAGGCCGAGCGCAAGGTCATCCTGGTGCGGGTCGAGACCTCGCCCGAGGACATCCACGGGATGCACGCGGCGGAGGGCATCCTGACCACCCGCGGCGGCATGACCTCGCACGCGGCCGTGGTGGCGCGCGGGATGGGCAAGCCCTGCGTCTCCGGCGCGGGCGCGATCCGCGTCGACTACAACGCCCGCACCCTCTCGGTCGGCGGCGTGACTCTGAAGGCCGGCGACCTCGTCACGATCGACGGCTCCAACGGGCAGGTGATCCAGGGCGAGATGCCGATGCTGGAGCCCGAACTCTCGGGCGACTTCGCCACCCTGATGGGCTGGGCCGACGAGGTCCGCACCATGAAGGTGCGCGCCAATGCCGAGACCCCGGCGGATGCGCGGGCGGCGCGGACCTTCGGCGCCGAGGGCATCGGCCTGTCGCGCACCGAGCACATGTTCTTCGACGAGGGCCGCATCACGGCCGTGCGCGAGATGATCCTCTCGGACGACGCCGAGGGGCGGCGCGCGGCGCTCGCCAAGCTCCTCCCCTACCAGCGGGCGGATTTCGTCGAGCTCTTCACCATCATGTCGGGCCTGCCGGTGACGATCCGGCTGCTCGACCCGCCGCTGCACGAGTTCCTGCCCAAGGAGGAGGAGGTCGCGGCCTTCGCCGCCGAGACGGGCCTGCCGGCCGACAAGCTGCGCCGCCGGATGACCGAGCTGCACGAGACCAACCCGATGCTCGGCTTCCGCGGCTGCCGGCTGGCGATCCTGTTCCCGGAGATCGCCGAGATGCAGGCCCGCGCGATCTTCGAGGCCGCCGTCGAGGCCGCCACGCGGACCGGAAAGCCCGTCATCCCCGAGGTGATGGTGCCCCTGGTGTTCACCAAGGCCGAGTTCGACCTCGTCAAGGCGCGCATCGACGCCATGGGCAAGGCCGTGGCGCAGGAGACCGGCGCGTCGGTCGAGTACCAGGTCGGCACGATGATCGAGTTGCCGCGGGCGGCCCTGCGGGCCGGCGACATCGCGCAGACGGCGGAGTTCTTCTCCTTCGGTACCAACGACCTGACCCAGACGACGCTCGGCATCAGCCGGGACGACGCCGGCACCTTCCTGGGGCCCTACACGAAGAGCGGCATCCTCTCCTCCGACCCCTTCGTGTCGATCGACCAGGAGGGCGTGGGCGAACTGGTGCGGCTCGGGGTCGAGCGCGGCCGGGCGGTGCGCCCGGGCATCAAGCTCGGCATCTGCGGCGAGCACGGGGGTGACCCCGCCTCGATCGCCTTCTGCCAGGAGGTCGGCCTCGACTACGTGTCCTGCTCGCCCTACCGGGTGCCGATCGCCCGGCTCGCCGCCGCCCAGGCGGCGCTCTCGATCAGGCCGCGCGGAGAGGCCTGA
- a CDS encoding L,D-transpeptidase translates to MTPRRLIPLLLASLSLAACQARGPAQVAVTGVAATDEDAAWYIGTMPDQPFDVPLVDRGRIDPKYRRQVVAYAGPEKPGTIVVDIDERLLYLVQDGGEAIRYGVGVGKLGFSWKGTATIGRKGVWPDWGPTRTMVGLNPDLPRSRKGGLDNPLGARALYLYQGGRDILFRIHGTNEPWSIGEQMSSGCVRMLNEDIVDLYGRVPVGTTVLVKRHGRYRV, encoded by the coding sequence ATGACGCCGCGCCGCCTGATCCCCCTCCTCCTGGCGAGCCTGTCGCTCGCCGCCTGCCAAGCCCGCGGGCCGGCCCAGGTGGCGGTGACCGGTGTCGCGGCGACCGACGAGGATGCGGCCTGGTACATCGGCACGATGCCCGACCAGCCCTTCGACGTGCCGCTGGTCGACCGCGGCCGGATCGACCCGAAGTACCGGCGCCAGGTCGTGGCCTATGCGGGCCCGGAGAAGCCCGGCACGATCGTGGTCGATATCGACGAGCGCCTGCTCTACCTCGTGCAGGACGGGGGCGAGGCCATCCGCTACGGCGTCGGCGTGGGCAAGCTCGGCTTCTCCTGGAAGGGCACCGCCACGATCGGCCGCAAGGGCGTCTGGCCCGATTGGGGGCCGACCCGCACCATGGTCGGCCTCAACCCGGACCTGCCCCGCTCGCGCAAGGGCGGGCTCGACAACCCGCTCGGGGCACGCGCCCTCTACCTCTACCAGGGCGGGCGCGACATCCTCTTCCGCATCCACGGCACCAACGAGCCCTGGAGCATCGGCGAGCAGATGTCCTCGGGCTGCGTGCGCATGCTCAACGAGGACATCGTCGACCTCTACGGCCGCGTGCCGGTCGGGACGACCGTCCTGGTTAAGCGGCACGGCCGGTACCGGGTCTGA
- a CDS encoding putative bifunctional diguanylate cyclase/phosphodiesterase, with protein sequence MATDPTATDALLRGWSSAQAAARGLPFYEDVVLGNLRRAAPRAALVALPGEDPAHVLWSGEAFEAWLGRPPQGVAVAALGEGLGHSLGAILRDALAGGQPVRARCNQVSGGMVLSTEILGLPLRDRTGGRYVLLCLLGETSRTNLLKAILRATGQGILALSAVRDEAGGVVDFQVVALNEAAAEMIGGPAALMWQRLSAILPGPVAEATTARLRPIAGASGRLSFEAAYRRADGAVLHLKIEAASLGDHLGLTLTDIGDVKAREESARLLFETNPLPMWVTDEAGRFLAVNDAAIGHYGYASPDFLRMSLRDLAVAGGAGSGEAPARHRRRDGSVIEVAAYSRRIPFEGRSATLTALVDVTERRRAEARITHMAHHDALTDLPNRVLFRQRIVAALEAQARDGRSAGLLCLDLDRFKLVNDTLGHPAGDELLRQAAQRLASCAQDGSVARLGGDEFALLAPADGPEAVMATARRVIAALAQQPFLVAGQAVQVGASVGVALLPADGTDPDVLLRRADMALYAAKAAGRGTAVAFEPAMDEAIQARRILEADLRAALEAGALEVHYQPLHDCRTLRILGCEALLRWRHPARGFVPPGEFVPLAEDLGLIGELGAFVLRAACREAAGWSVPLRVAVNLSPAQFRSPGLALSVTAILAETGLDPRRLDLEITETVLLSEDAANVAILSELRALGVRIAIDDFGTGYASLSYLRAFPFDQIKIDRSFVGRLGEDPQSAAIVRAVTDLGRSLGIVTVGEGVETPRQLEQLRAFGCDVVQGYLLGRPVPAAALRPLLAA encoded by the coding sequence ATGGCGACCGATCCGACGGCAACCGACGCGCTGCTTCGCGGCTGGTCTTCCGCGCAGGCCGCCGCGCGCGGCCTGCCCTTCTACGAGGATGTGGTTCTCGGCAATCTCCGGCGGGCGGCGCCGCGCGCCGCCCTCGTGGCCCTGCCCGGCGAGGATCCGGCGCACGTGCTGTGGAGCGGCGAGGCCTTCGAGGCCTGGCTCGGGCGCCCGCCGCAGGGGGTCGCGGTCGCGGCGCTGGGGGAGGGCCTCGGCCACTCCCTCGGGGCGATCCTGCGGGACGCGCTCGCGGGCGGGCAGCCCGTGCGGGCGCGCTGCAACCAGGTCAGCGGCGGGATGGTGCTCTCCACCGAGATCCTCGGCCTGCCGCTGCGCGACCGGACGGGGGGCCGCTACGTCCTGCTCTGCCTGCTCGGCGAGACGAGCCGCACCAACCTCCTCAAGGCGATCCTGCGCGCCACCGGCCAGGGCATCCTGGCGCTCAGCGCCGTGCGGGACGAGGCCGGCGGCGTCGTCGACTTCCAGGTCGTGGCGCTGAACGAGGCCGCGGCCGAGATGATCGGCGGGCCGGCGGCGCTGATGTGGCAGCGCCTGTCCGCGATCCTGCCGGGCCCCGTCGCCGAGGCCACCACGGCGCGCCTGCGCCCCATCGCCGGCGCGTCCGGGCGCCTGAGCTTCGAGGCGGCCTATCGGCGCGCGGACGGGGCCGTGCTCCACCTCAAGATCGAGGCCGCCTCCCTCGGGGATCACCTGGGCCTCACGCTGACCGACATCGGCGACGTCAAGGCGCGGGAGGAATCCGCCCGCCTGCTGTTCGAGACCAACCCGCTGCCGATGTGGGTGACGGACGAGGCCGGCCGCTTCCTGGCCGTGAACGACGCCGCGATCGGCCATTACGGCTACGCGTCGCCGGACTTCCTGCGCATGAGCCTGCGCGACCTCGCGGTCGCGGGCGGCGCCGGCAGCGGCGAGGCGCCCGCGCGCCACCGCCGCCGCGACGGCAGCGTGATCGAGGTCGCGGCCTATTCGCGCCGCATCCCCTTCGAGGGCCGGTCGGCGACGCTCACCGCCCTGGTGGACGTGACCGAGCGGCGCCGGGCCGAGGCGCGGATCACCCACATGGCGCATCACGACGCGCTGACCGACCTGCCCAACCGGGTGCTGTTCCGGCAGCGGATCGTGGCGGCCCTCGAGGCGCAGGCCCGGGACGGGCGGAGCGCCGGGCTGCTCTGCCTCGACCTCGACCGCTTCAAGCTCGTCAACGACACGCTGGGCCATCCGGCCGGCGACGAGCTGCTGCGCCAGGCCGCCCAGCGCCTCGCCTCCTGCGCGCAGGACGGCAGCGTGGCGCGGCTCGGGGGCGACGAATTCGCCCTGCTCGCGCCCGCGGACGGGCCGGAGGCGGTGATGGCGACGGCGCGGCGCGTCATCGCGGCGCTCGCGCAGCAGCCCTTCCTGGTCGCGGGCCAGGCCGTCCAGGTGGGCGCGAGCGTCGGCGTCGCGCTCCTGCCCGCCGACGGCACGGATCCGGACGTGCTGCTGCGCCGGGCCGACATGGCGCTCTACGCCGCCAAGGCGGCCGGGCGCGGCACCGCCGTCGCGTTCGAGCCGGCGATGGACGAGGCGATCCAGGCCCGCCGCATCCTGGAAGCCGACCTGCGCGCCGCCCTGGAGGCCGGCGCGCTCGAGGTGCACTACCAGCCGCTCCACGATTGCCGCACGCTGCGCATCCTCGGCTGCGAGGCGCTGCTGCGCTGGCGCCACCCGGCGCGCGGCTTCGTCCCCCCGGGCGAATTCGTGCCCCTCGCCGAGGATCTCGGCCTGATCGGCGAGCTCGGGGCCTTCGTGCTGCGCGCGGCCTGCCGGGAGGCGGCCGGCTGGAGCGTCCCGCTGCGCGTCGCGGTGAACCTGTCGCCCGCGCAGTTCCGCAGCCCGGGCCTCGCCCTCTCGGTGACGGCGATCCTCGCCGAGACCGGGCTCGACCCCCGGCGCCTCGACCTGGAGATCACCGAGACGGTCCTGCTCTCCGAGGACGCGGCGAACGTCGCGATCCTGAGCGAGTTGCGCGCGCTCGGCGTGCGGATCGCCATCGACGATTTCGGGACAGGCTACGCCAGCCTCAGCTACCTGCGCGCCTTCCCGTTCGACCAGATCAAGATCGACCGCTCCTTCGTCGGCCGCCTCGGCGAGGACCCGCAGAGTGCCGCCATCGTCCGGGCCGTCACGGATCTCGGCCGCAGCCTCGGCATCGTCACGGTGGGCGAGGGCGTCGAGACGCCCCGGCAGCTGGAGCAGCTGCGCGCCTTCGGCTGCGACGTGGTGCAGGGCTACCTTCTCGGCCGCCCGGTCCCGGCCGCGGCCCTGCGCCCGCTCCTCGCGGCCTGA
- a CDS encoding acetolactate synthase large subunit: MTMNGAESLVRTLVAGGVEVCFTNPGTSEMHFVAALDRVEGMRAVLCLFEGGATGAADGYARMTDRPASTLLHLGPGLGNGIANLHNARRARSPMVNIVGEHATYHRAFDAPLTSDIEGLARPVSAWLRTGLSAREVARDGAAAVAAALTPPGGVATLILPADTAWEEGGGVAPVPAIPARARVPDEAITHAAAALASGEPVLLHLGDRAVRGEGRRIAARIAARTGAQLLAMTSNARIDRGAGSVPIERLPYPVDPARAVLAPFRHIMLVGATLPVAFFAYPGKPSALAAPTCDVFALAAPEQDQIDALERLAEAVGAPAAADLPAPARPVLPGGERLDQDSVGQVLGALIPEGAIICDESITTGRNFFPVTQGAAPHTWLQLSGGAIGLGIPMATGAAVACPDRKVIALQADGSALYTAQSLWTQAREGLDVVTLIWSNRSYAILRAELAHVGANPGRKALDMLTLDDPPIDWPSLARGYGVEGCRVETLPRLVDVLTRALARRGPFLIEVAL, translated from the coding sequence ATGACCATGAATGGTGCCGAGAGCCTGGTCCGCACATTGGTCGCGGGCGGCGTCGAGGTCTGCTTTACCAATCCGGGCACGTCCGAGATGCACTTCGTGGCGGCCCTGGACCGGGTCGAGGGGATGCGCGCGGTGCTGTGCCTGTTCGAGGGCGGGGCGACCGGCGCGGCGGACGGCTACGCCCGGATGACCGACCGGCCCGCCTCGACGCTCCTCCACCTCGGCCCCGGCCTCGGCAACGGCATCGCGAATCTCCACAATGCCCGGCGGGCACGCTCGCCGATGGTCAACATCGTGGGCGAGCACGCGACCTACCACCGCGCCTTCGACGCGCCCCTGACCTCCGACATCGAGGGGCTGGCGCGGCCCGTCTCGGCCTGGCTCCGCACGGGGCTGAGCGCCCGGGAGGTGGCGCGGGACGGCGCGGCGGCGGTCGCCGCCGCCCTGACGCCGCCCGGCGGGGTCGCGACGCTGATCCTGCCCGCCGACACCGCCTGGGAGGAGGGAGGCGGGGTGGCGCCCGTGCCGGCCATCCCGGCGCGGGCGCGGGTGCCGGACGAGGCGATCACCCACGCGGCCGCGGCGCTCGCCAGCGGCGAGCCGGTGCTGCTGCATCTCGGCGACCGGGCGGTGCGCGGGGAGGGACGGCGGATCGCGGCCCGGATCGCGGCCCGGACCGGGGCGCAGCTCCTCGCCATGACGTCGAACGCCCGGATCGACCGCGGCGCCGGCAGCGTGCCGATCGAGCGGCTGCCCTACCCGGTCGATCCCGCCCGGGCGGTGCTCGCCCCCTTCCGGCACATCATGCTGGTCGGGGCGACGCTGCCGGTCGCCTTTTTCGCCTATCCAGGCAAGCCTTCCGCGCTGGCGGCGCCGACCTGCGACGTCTTCGCCCTGGCCGCCCCCGAGCAGGACCAGATCGACGCGCTGGAGCGCCTCGCCGAGGCGGTCGGCGCGCCGGCCGCGGCGGACCTCCCGGCCCCCGCCCGCCCGGTCCTGCCGGGCGGCGAGCGCCTCGACCAGGACAGCGTCGGGCAGGTGCTCGGTGCCCTGATCCCGGAGGGAGCGATCATCTGCGACGAGTCGATCACCACCGGCCGCAACTTCTTCCCCGTCACGCAGGGCGCCGCGCCCCATACCTGGCTGCAGCTCAGCGGCGGCGCGATCGGGCTCGGGATCCCGATGGCGACGGGCGCCGCCGTGGCCTGCCCGGACCGCAAGGTCATCGCCCTGCAGGCGGACGGCAGCGCGCTCTACACGGCGCAATCGCTCTGGACCCAGGCCCGCGAGGGGCTCGACGTCGTCACCCTGATCTGGTCGAACCGCTCCTACGCCATCCTGCGGGCGGAACTCGCGCATGTGGGGGCCAATCCGGGCCGCAAGGCCCTCGACATGCTCACCCTCGACGATCCGCCGATCGATTGGCCGAGCCTCGCGCGCGGCTACGGCGTCGAGGGCTGCCGGGTCGAGACCCTGCCGCGCCTCGTCGACGTCCTGACGCGCGCCCTCGCGCGGCGCGGACCCTTCCTGATCGAAGTGGCCCTTTGA
- a CDS encoding zinc-binding metallopeptidase family protein, protein MRLFQCQFCGNILYYENHTCERCGHRLAYLPETGTLSALEPVGDGSWTPLAAPDRPGLFCTNAEHDACNWLVPPGTRDAFCLACRHNGTIPDISDPGRLLAWRKMESAKHRLFYTLLRWNLPLHTRAEDPEHGLIFNFLADPPADGPKVMTGHDNGVITIALVEADDAERERRRAAMGEPYRTLLGHFRHEVGHHYWDVLVRDAGKLDACRAVFGDDSENYEEALKRHYAEGVPPNWQENFVSAYATTHPWEDFAETWAHYLHIVDTLEMASAFGMQVQPLLDATGTLAARIGFDPYRADSIEQVVSTWLPVTFALNSVNRAMGLNDVYPFVLAPPVIAKLGFIHDLVHRRI, encoded by the coding sequence ATGCGACTGTTCCAGTGCCAGTTCTGCGGCAACATCCTGTACTACGAGAACCACACCTGCGAGCGCTGCGGGCACCGGCTCGCCTACCTGCCCGAGACCGGCACGCTCTCGGCCCTGGAGCCGGTGGGCGACGGGTCCTGGACGCCGCTCGCCGCCCCGGACCGGCCCGGCCTGTTCTGCACCAATGCCGAGCACGACGCCTGCAACTGGCTGGTGCCGCCCGGCACGCGCGACGCGTTCTGCCTCGCCTGCCGCCACAACGGCACCATCCCGGACATCTCCGATCCGGGCCGGCTCCTGGCGTGGCGGAAGATGGAATCGGCCAAGCACCGGCTGTTCTACACCCTGCTGCGCTGGAACCTGCCGCTCCACACCCGCGCGGAGGATCCCGAGCACGGGCTGATCTTCAACTTCCTGGCCGATCCGCCCGCGGACGGCCCGAAGGTGATGACCGGCCACGACAACGGCGTCATCACCATCGCGCTCGTCGAGGCGGACGACGCCGAGCGCGAGCGCCGCCGCGCCGCGATGGGCGAGCCCTACCGCACGCTGCTCGGCCATTTCCGCCACGAGGTCGGCCACCATTACTGGGACGTGCTGGTCCGCGACGCCGGCAAGCTCGACGCCTGCCGGGCCGTCTTCGGCGACGATTCCGAGAATTACGAGGAGGCGCTGAAGCGCCACTACGCGGAGGGCGTGCCGCCGAACTGGCAGGAGAACTTCGTCTCGGCCTACGCGACGACGCATCCCTGGGAGGACTTCGCCGAGACCTGGGCGCATTACCTTCACATCGTCGACACGCTGGAGATGGCGAGCGCCTTCGGCATGCAGGTCCAGCCGCTCCTCGACGCGACCGGGACGCTCGCCGCCCGGATCGGCTTCGACCCCTACAGGGCCGACAGCATCGAGCAGGTGGTCAGCACCTGGCTGCCGGTCACCTTCGCGCTCAACAGCGTCAACCGGGCGATGGGCCTCAACGACGTCTATCCCTTCGTGCTGGCGCCCCCGGTCATCGCCAAGCTGGGCTTCATCCACGACCTCGTCCATCGGCGGATCTGA
- a CDS encoding fumarylacetoacetate hydrolase family protein: MKLASLAHGRDGRLVVVSRDLTRATDAFIVVPTLQQALDEWDRHGPALEALAEQLEHGSVPSFRFHEHACAAPLPRAFARRHAAAWPGHVRLLRQAEGAEAPSDSGTPLRHAASDGFLAPRATLPADPAASLDVSAGLAVITGDVAQGTAPAQAAGAVRLVTLVTEVIRRDRLKPDGLDLDGPLAAGFAASLGPVAVTPDELGPDWQDGMVQRPLCVTRNGALLGRPEAGSDLGSGFGELIAEAARLRPLGAGTIVSAGPVSNRGIDGGPGRSVAEGGAGFASLAEARAAEIVASGWARLPYLAPGDRLRVEVKDRGGHSVFGAIEHEVA, from the coding sequence ATGAAGCTCGCCAGCCTCGCGCACGGCCGGGACGGCCGCCTCGTCGTCGTGTCGCGGGACCTCACCCGCGCCACCGATGCGTTCATCGTGGTGCCGACCCTGCAGCAGGCCCTCGACGAGTGGGACCGCCACGGCCCGGCCCTGGAGGCCCTGGCCGAGCAGCTGGAGCACGGCTCCGTCCCCTCCTTCCGCTTCCACGAGCACGCCTGCGCGGCGCCGCTGCCGCGGGCCTTCGCGCGCCGCCACGCCGCCGCCTGGCCGGGGCACGTCCGGCTCCTGCGCCAAGCCGAGGGTGCCGAGGCCCCGTCCGATTCCGGCACGCCCCTGCGCCACGCGGCCTCGGACGGGTTCCTGGCCCCGCGCGCGACGCTCCCGGCCGATCCCGCCGCCTCCCTCGACGTCTCCGCGGGCCTCGCCGTGATCACCGGCGACGTGGCCCAGGGCACCGCGCCCGCGCAGGCCGCGGGCGCGGTCCGGCTCGTCACGCTCGTCACCGAGGTGATTCGCCGCGACCGCCTCAAACCGGACGGGCTCGACCTCGACGGCCCCCTGGCGGCGGGCTTCGCGGCGAGCCTCGGCCCGGTCGCGGTGACGCCCGACGAGCTCGGGCCGGACTGGCAGGACGGCATGGTCCAGCGCCCGCTCTGCGTCACCCGCAACGGCGCGCTCCTCGGCCGCCCCGAGGCCGGCTCCGATCTCGGGTCGGGTTTCGGCGAGCTGATCGCCGAGGCGGCGCGCCTGCGCCCGCTCGGGGCCGGCACCATCGTGAGCGCCGGGCCGGTCTCGAATCGCGGCATCGATGGCGGGCCGGGCCGCTCCGTCGCCGAGGGCGGGGCGGGCTTCGCCTCCCTGGCCGAGGCGCGCGCCGCCGAGATCGTCGCGTCCGGCTGGGCGCGCCTGCCCTACCTGGCGCCCGGCGACCGCCTGCGGGTCGAGGTGAAGGACCGCGGCGGCCACTCGGTGTTCGGGGCGATCGAGCACGAGGTCGCCTGA
- a CDS encoding VOC family protein — protein MPDPEPLPELAEVLTEGVLRPAIHLDHCVIHVSDWDRATAFYSDVLGAEPVPVGRGFAYRFGGVQLNVHGPGQIGEPRARLPVMPGGSDLCFRWSGPIEEAVAHLERHGVAVELGPVPRNGAAGPGLSVYFRDPDGSLMEFITYPTP, from the coding sequence ATGCCCGATCCCGAACCGCTTCCCGAACTCGCCGAGGTGCTGACCGAGGGCGTCCTGCGCCCGGCGATCCACCTCGACCACTGCGTCATCCACGTCTCGGACTGGGACCGCGCCACGGCCTTCTACAGCGACGTGCTCGGCGCCGAGCCGGTCCCGGTCGGCCGCGGCTTCGCCTACCGCTTCGGCGGCGTGCAGCTCAACGTGCACGGCCCGGGGCAGATCGGCGAGCCGCGCGCCCGCCTGCCGGTGATGCCGGGCGGCAGCGACCTGTGCTTCCGCTGGTCGGGGCCGATCGAGGAGGCCGTCGCCCACCTGGAGCGCCACGGCGTCGCGGTGGAGCTCGGGCCGGTGCCGCGCAACGGCGCGGCCGGCCCGGGGCTGAGCGTCTATTTCCGCGATCCGGACGGGTCGCTGATGGAATTCATCACCTATCCGACGCCGTGA